A single Streptomyces sannanensis DNA region contains:
- a CDS encoding IS1380 family transposase, with the protein MKKRIGSYPRVHVEGGGRGVVGQAGSVLLVETARKTGLDAAISAALAPWRKPRAVHDPGKILLDVALAVALGGDCLADVAMLRAEPALFGPVASDPTVSRLIGTLAAGGKRALTAIRTARAEVREHVWKLAGLSAPDADGQVTVDLDGVLVIAHSDKQDAAATWKKTYGHHPLMGFVDHGRGGSGEPVVGVLRPGNAGSNTAADHITAARLALAQLPKTYRRGRQTLIRTDSGGGTHEFVAWLAQRGRWLSYSVGMTITDAIHAAVLNIAAGAWTPAVEPDGEIRDGAWVAELTGDCLKGWPRGMRLIVRKERPHPGAQLRFTDADGMRLTCFATNTNNVAIAALELRHRRRARAEDRIRAARATGLRNFPLHDAAQNQLWLEIVQIALDLLAWMPMLALTGTARRWEPRRLRLRLFSAAAQLVTTGRRRILRLAQHWPWTDVITSALARLDALPSPG; encoded by the coding sequence GTGAAGAAGCGTATCGGGTCGTATCCGCGTGTGCATGTCGAGGGCGGTGGCCGTGGCGTGGTGGGGCAGGCCGGATCTGTGCTGCTGGTGGAGACAGCTCGCAAGACAGGCCTGGACGCGGCGATATCGGCGGCGCTGGCACCGTGGCGCAAGCCGCGTGCAGTACACGATCCGGGCAAGATCCTTCTGGATGTTGCCCTGGCGGTCGCACTCGGCGGGGACTGCCTGGCCGATGTCGCCATGCTGCGGGCCGAACCCGCTCTCTTCGGGCCGGTGGCCTCCGACCCGACCGTCTCCCGTCTCATCGGCACCCTCGCCGCAGGCGGCAAGCGCGCCCTGACCGCGATCCGCACCGCCCGCGCCGAAGTACGCGAGCATGTGTGGAAGTTGGCCGGTCTTTCGGCGCCGGACGCCGACGGGCAGGTGACCGTGGACCTCGACGGGGTGCTCGTCATCGCACACTCCGACAAGCAGGACGCCGCCGCGACCTGGAAGAAGACCTACGGCCATCACCCACTGATGGGCTTCGTCGACCACGGCCGCGGCGGATCCGGCGAGCCGGTGGTGGGCGTGCTGCGGCCGGGGAACGCGGGCTCCAACACCGCCGCCGACCACATCACTGCCGCCCGCCTCGCCCTGGCCCAGCTGCCGAAGACCTACCGGCGTGGTCGGCAGACACTCATCCGTACCGATTCCGGCGGCGGCACCCACGAGTTCGTGGCCTGGCTCGCCCAGCGCGGACGGTGGCTGTCGTACTCGGTCGGCATGACCATCACCGACGCCATCCATGCCGCCGTCCTGAACATCGCGGCCGGCGCGTGGACGCCGGCGGTCGAACCGGACGGCGAGATCCGCGACGGCGCCTGGGTCGCCGAACTTACCGGCGACTGTCTCAAGGGCTGGCCCAGGGGCATGCGGCTGATCGTCCGCAAGGAACGCCCGCACCCTGGCGCCCAGCTGCGGTTCACCGACGCCGACGGCATGCGCCTGACCTGCTTTGCCACCAACACCAACAACGTTGCGATCGCGGCTCTGGAGCTGCGGCACCGCCGGCGGGCCAGAGCCGAGGACCGCATACGCGCCGCACGAGCCACCGGCCTGCGCAACTTTCCCCTGCACGACGCCGCGCAGAACCAGCTCTGGCTGGAGATCGTCCAGATTGCTCTGGACCTGCTGGCCTGGATGCCGATGCTTGCCCTCACCGGCACCGCCCGCCGGTGGGAGCCCCGCCGACTGCGCCTGCGGCTGTTCTCCGCCGCCGCTCAGCTCGTCACCACCGGCCGCCGCCGCATCCTCCGCCTGGCACAGCACTGGCCCTGGACCGACGTGATCACCAGCGCCCTCGCCCGGCTCGATGCCCTCCCAAGCCCTGGCTGA
- a CDS encoding NF041680 family putative transposase gives MSLPVDPSTCEALGLLSRFRVEFYECLYSRADALFELTDAVLCADGPVKTLVELSLAAEHRRGHGALYAALDRGWLESTRLRRALAGLPLPKAADGRIVLAVDVSHWLRPDAPTSGERLFCHVYGRGDRSSDQLVPGWPYSFVAALESGRTSWVALLDAVRLGPADDATTVTSAQLRDVVERLKSAGHWRPGDPDILIVMDSGYDVAYLTHALADLPVVLVGRLRSDRVMLRDPGPARSGPRGGRPRRHGGVLTFKKPDSWHEPDVTTATDTTRYGTATATAWDRMHPRLTHRGPWLNHAKEELPVLHGTLIRLKVEHLPGDRDPKPVWLWCSATAAAPADVDRWWQSFLRRFDLEHTFRLMKQTLGWTAPKVRNPDTADLWTWLIIAAHTQLRLARPLAEDLRRPWERPAEPRRLTPARVRRGFRNVRATAARPASAPKPSRPGPGRPPGSKNKQRARRHGVGKTVKRAESIKEHQAQRG, from the coding sequence ATGAGTCTGCCCGTCGATCCGTCCACATGCGAGGCGTTGGGCCTGTTGTCCCGCTTTCGGGTCGAGTTCTACGAGTGCCTGTACAGCCGCGCGGATGCGCTCTTCGAGCTCACCGACGCGGTGCTGTGCGCGGACGGGCCGGTGAAAACCCTGGTCGAGCTCTCCTTGGCGGCCGAGCACCGGCGGGGACATGGCGCGCTGTACGCCGCCCTGGACCGTGGCTGGCTGGAGTCGACACGGTTGCGCCGCGCGCTGGCGGGCCTGCCGCTGCCAAAAGCAGCCGACGGACGGATCGTGCTCGCGGTGGACGTGTCGCACTGGCTGCGGCCCGACGCTCCCACCAGCGGCGAGCGGCTGTTCTGCCATGTCTACGGACGCGGCGACCGCAGCTCGGACCAGCTGGTGCCCGGCTGGCCCTACTCCTTCGTCGCGGCCCTGGAGTCCGGCCGCACCTCCTGGGTCGCTCTCCTGGACGCGGTCCGCCTGGGCCCGGCCGACGACGCGACCACTGTCACTTCCGCCCAACTCCGCGATGTCGTCGAGCGGTTGAAGAGCGCAGGCCACTGGAGACCGGGCGATCCGGACATCCTGATCGTGATGGACTCCGGCTACGACGTCGCCTACCTGACCCACGCTCTCGCCGACCTGCCCGTCGTGCTGGTCGGGCGCCTGCGCTCGGACCGCGTCATGCTCCGCGACCCCGGCCCCGCCCGGTCGGGTCCCCGGGGCGGGCGTCCCCGCCGGCATGGCGGCGTCCTCACGTTCAAGAAGCCCGACAGCTGGCACGAGCCCGACGTCACGACCGCCACGGACACCACCCGCTACGGCACGGCCACCGCGACGGCCTGGGACCGGATGCACCCCCGGCTCACCCACCGCGGACCCTGGCTGAACCACGCCAAGGAAGAACTCCCCGTCCTGCATGGCACGCTGATCCGCCTGAAGGTCGAGCACCTACCCGGTGACCGCGACCCGAAACCGGTCTGGCTGTGGTGCTCGGCCACCGCCGCCGCACCAGCGGATGTGGACCGCTGGTGGCAGTCGTTCCTCCGCCGCTTCGACCTGGAGCACACCTTCCGGCTGATGAAACAGACCCTGGGCTGGACCGCCCCGAAGGTCAGGAATCCCGACACGGCCGACCTGTGGACCTGGCTGATCATCGCCGCCCACACCCAACTCCGCCTCGCCCGGCCCCTCGCCGAGGACCTCCGCCGGCCCTGGGAACGGCCCGCGGAACCCCGTCGCCTCACGCCCGCCCGGGTCCGCCGGGGGTTTCGCAACGTCCGCGCGACAGCAGCCCGCCCGGCAAGCGCGCCAAAACCGTCCCGACCAGGCCCTGGACGGCCTCCGGGCTCGAAGAACAAGCAACGGGCCAGGCGCCACGGCGTCGGCAAGACCGTCAAACGCGCCGAATCGATCAAGGAACACCAAGCCCAGCGAGGTTAA
- a CDS encoding tyrosine-type recombinase/integrase, with amino-acid sequence MLQRGEPGDVFVQAACKAVGLVRPGGRGGTGRGTVSAHRFRRTVGTQLAERGAKLHTIMKVLGHTSVNMALVYAQISDQEVLRDYQAVLGPGATIAGPAADELRSGTLPDTSIDWLKTNFFKTGLELGRCLRLPAEGPCECDLYLTCAKFVTTPEYAPRLRARREVELTLARDAAERGWDREVERHRCTSERIDRLLADLGQPAHAEAEADESSA; translated from the coding sequence GTGCTTCAGCGGGGAGAGCCGGGCGACGTCTTCGTCCAGGCCGCCTGCAAGGCTGTTGGCCTGGTCCGCCCCGGCGGCCGCGGCGGCACCGGCCGGGGCACCGTCTCGGCCCACCGGTTCCGCCGCACCGTCGGCACCCAGCTCGCCGAACGCGGCGCGAAGCTCCACACCATCATGAAGGTCCTCGGACACACCTCCGTGAACATGGCGCTCGTCTACGCGCAGATCAGTGACCAGGAGGTCCTGCGCGACTACCAGGCCGTGCTCGGCCCCGGCGCCACCATCGCCGGCCCGGCCGCCGACGAACTGCGCAGCGGCACACTGCCGGACACGTCGATCGACTGGCTCAAGACCAACTTCTTCAAGACCGGACTCGAACTCGGCCGCTGTCTCCGGCTACCCGCCGAAGGCCCCTGCGAGTGCGACCTCTACCTGACCTGCGCAAAGTTCGTCACCACACCCGAATACGCACCACGACTGCGGGCTCGACGCGAGGTCGAACTCACTCTCGCCCGCGACGCGGCCGAACGCGGCTGGGACCGCGAGGTCGAACGCCACCGCTGCACCAGCGAACGCATCGACAGACTCCTGGCCGACCTCGGCCAACCCGCCCACGCCGAAGCGGAGGCCGACGAGTCCAGTGCTTGA
- the catA gene encoding type A chloramphenicol O-acetyltransferase, giving the protein MDAPTPIDLDTWPRRQHFEHYRRLVPCTYSMTVELDVTAFTAALRRSQRKSYIAQVWALSTVVNRHDEFKMCLTASGEPAVWPVVHPAFTVFNPERETFACVWAAYDSDFGAFHDVAAPLLAEHSRATDFFPQGELPANAFDVSSLPWASFTGFNLNIGNGWDHLAPIFTLGRYTERDGRVLLPLAVQVHHAAADGFHSTRLVNELQALVADPTWLEESPKA; this is encoded by the coding sequence ATGGACGCTCCTACCCCGATCGACCTTGACACGTGGCCGCGCCGACAGCACTTCGAGCACTATCGCCGGCTCGTTCCGTGCACGTACTCGATGACGGTGGAGTTGGACGTAACCGCGTTCACTGCGGCACTGCGTCGATCGCAGCGCAAGTCCTACATTGCGCAGGTCTGGGCACTCTCCACGGTCGTCAACCGTCACGATGAGTTCAAGATGTGTCTCACCGCGTCGGGTGAGCCGGCCGTCTGGCCTGTCGTGCACCCTGCTTTCACGGTATTCAACCCGGAACGCGAGACGTTCGCGTGCGTGTGGGCCGCCTATGATTCCGACTTCGGCGCGTTCCACGACGTAGCCGCCCCTCTGCTCGCGGAGCACAGTCGCGCCACCGACTTCTTCCCACAGGGGGAGCTGCCGGCCAACGCGTTCGACGTGTCGAGCCTCCCATGGGCGTCCTTCACTGGGTTCAACCTCAACATCGGCAACGGGTGGGACCACCTCGCGCCGATCTTCACGCTGGGCCGCTACACCGAGCGAGACGGCAGGGTCCTGCTCCCCCTGGCAGTACAGGTGCACCACGCCGCCGCAGACGGGTTTCACTCGACACGGCTCGTCAACGAGTTGCAGGCTCTCGTTGCAGATCCGACCTGGCTGGAGGAGAGCCCGAAGGCCTGA
- a CDS encoding class I SAM-dependent methyltransferase: MDDEDGYFGESVAATYDESSAEMFESSVVDPAVDVLAGLADGGRALELGIGTGRIALPLARRGVPVHGIDVSRAMVARLRAKPDGDAIGVTIGDFATTKVSGTFSVAYLVFNTIMNLTTQAEQVACFRNVAAHLDPGGCFVIEVMTPDLRKLPAGQNVVPFHVSPTRWAFDIYDVATQAMSSNYVKVVDGRGEYRSIPFRYVWPAELDLMAQLAGLRLRERWDGWTGEPFTSESSRHVSIWEKPAE, from the coding sequence GTGGACGACGAGGACGGTTACTTCGGAGAGAGCGTTGCGGCGACGTACGACGAGTCGTCGGCGGAGATGTTCGAGTCGAGCGTCGTGGACCCGGCGGTCGACGTTCTGGCGGGGCTCGCCGACGGTGGTCGGGCCCTTGAACTGGGCATCGGGACGGGGCGTATCGCGTTGCCGCTGGCACGCAGGGGAGTTCCGGTCCATGGCATCGATGTGTCGCGGGCGATGGTTGCCCGGCTGCGTGCCAAGCCGGACGGTGATGCGATCGGTGTGACGATCGGAGACTTCGCGACGACCAAGGTGAGCGGGACCTTCTCGGTCGCCTATCTGGTCTTCAACACGATCATGAATCTGACGACGCAGGCGGAGCAGGTGGCCTGCTTCCGTAACGTCGCGGCCCACCTTGACCCCGGTGGCTGTTTCGTCATCGAGGTCATGACCCCTGATCTGCGAAAGCTCCCGGCGGGGCAGAACGTCGTGCCGTTCCACGTCAGCCCGACGCGATGGGCGTTCGATATCTATGACGTCGCCACCCAGGCGATGAGTTCGAACTATGTCAAGGTCGTCGACGGGCGTGGTGAGTACAGATCGATCCCTTTCCGGTACGTCTGGCCGGCAGAACTCGACCTGATGGCTCAGCTCGCCGGACTGCGGTTGCGTGAGCGGTGGGACGGATGGACGGGGGAGCCCTTCACCAGCGAGAGCAGTCGGCATGTATCGATCTGGGAGAAACCCGCTGAATGA
- a CDS encoding nucleotidyltransferase domain-containing protein encodes MTDEPTVQLLDRFLDAVRPMGSLISVWAHGSLAGGDYQPGRSDLDLIAVLERPCSSEEEEWLGEVHERLAKAVPLASKLHCSYLVVSELDDPAHPHLTWAHEELMLRPVTPVTRRELHEFGIVLHGRPPAALLPPVTDRELADFITEDLKSFWRSAPDHPELWLRDVWVDLGLLTLARAGVTLRTGKLITKAEALDVLIELGAPAEVVDDIRQRRYGDPAPASAQWLARRAELTLAFLSPAIDRILASHRA; translated from the coding sequence ATGACAGACGAGCCGACCGTTCAGCTGCTGGACCGCTTCCTGGATGCTGTCCGGCCCATGGGATCGCTGATCTCGGTGTGGGCGCACGGGTCGCTGGCCGGAGGTGACTATCAACCGGGCCGTAGTGACCTCGACTTGATCGCCGTTCTTGAACGCCCCTGCTCGTCCGAGGAGGAAGAGTGGCTCGGCGAAGTGCATGAGCGCCTGGCGAAAGCTGTCCCCCTGGCATCGAAGCTGCACTGCAGCTACCTCGTGGTCTCCGAGCTGGATGATCCCGCCCATCCGCATCTCACCTGGGCCCACGAGGAGTTGATGCTCCGACCCGTCACCCCGGTGACCCGCCGTGAGCTTCATGAGTTCGGGATCGTCCTGCACGGCCGGCCGCCGGCGGCCCTCCTGCCGCCGGTGACCGATCGAGAACTCGCCGACTTCATCACCGAGGACCTGAAGAGTTTCTGGCGGTCTGCCCCGGATCACCCGGAGCTGTGGCTGCGCGATGTCTGGGTCGACCTCGGCCTGCTGACCCTCGCCCGGGCCGGGGTCACACTGCGGACCGGCAAACTGATCACCAAGGCCGAGGCTCTCGACGTACTCATCGAACTGGGCGCCCCGGCAGAGGTCGTGGACGACATCAGGCAACGCCGTTACGGCGACCCCGCCCCCGCGTCAGCACAGTGGCTCGCGCGCAGAGCCGAGCTGACGCTTGCCTTTCTCAGCCCCGCAATCGACCGGATCCTGGCAAGCCACCGCGCCTGA
- a CDS encoding alpha/beta hydrolase, giving the protein MLAPDIGPLLWRIRTDGLIRKALSTAFSRPGYEVPQQIVDDVRAMTLHGSVATSQGADAYMKQRPVPARLTALGKPLLVIFGEEDRRWRPSSATDYTAVPGARVETLPGLGHSPMLEDPQQTMALLLPFLEAHAPDLNQGVLTDRSE; this is encoded by the coding sequence GTGCTGGCACCGGACATCGGGCCTCTACTGTGGCGGATCCGGACCGACGGCCTGATCCGCAAGGCGCTGAGCACCGCCTTCAGCCGCCCCGGCTATGAGGTCCCGCAGCAGATCGTGGACGACGTGCGGGCCATGACACTCCACGGATCCGTCGCGACGTCGCAGGGCGCCGACGCCTACATGAAACAGCGCCCGGTCCCGGCGAGACTGACTGCCCTCGGGAAGCCACTACTGGTCATCTTCGGCGAGGAGGACCGCAGGTGGCGACCGTCCTCTGCCACCGACTACACCGCCGTTCCGGGTGCAAGGGTCGAGACGCTGCCCGGCCTCGGCCACTCACCCATGCTCGAGGACCCACAACAAACCATGGCGCTCCTCCTGCCCTTCCTCGAAGCCCACGCCCCGGACCTGAACCAGGGGGTGCTTACTGACCGTTCAGAATGA
- a CDS encoding aminoglycoside phosphotransferase family protein — MMHENEVQTDVALVRRLLTLQFPRWADLPLRAVHSAGTNNAIYRLGDDMAVRLPRIEDAVEQVEFEQRWLPRLAPLLPAAVPEPIALGRPGEGYPFSWAVSRWIDGVHPADAGRDGHRFAKDLGEFVAAIRTADAAGARQGYRSGSLRTRDAYVREWTAKAADVIDARAVLTAWEHALDQPEWDGPPVWTHGDLIPGNVLVDGGGLRAVIDFGAAGAGDPACDAIAAWTLLTAETRQTFREAAGFDDATWARGQGWALTFVGGITYYRHTNPAMAELGRRAITEVLADPAR; from the coding sequence ATGATGCATGAGAACGAGGTCCAGACCGACGTCGCTTTGGTGCGGCGGCTGTTGACGCTGCAGTTTCCGCGGTGGGCGGACTTGCCCCTCAGGGCGGTGCACTCGGCGGGCACCAACAACGCGATCTATCGGCTCGGGGACGACATGGCGGTCCGCCTTCCCCGTATCGAGGATGCCGTCGAGCAGGTGGAGTTCGAGCAACGCTGGCTGCCACGGCTGGCTCCTCTCCTGCCCGCCGCCGTGCCCGAACCGATCGCCCTGGGACGGCCAGGAGAGGGGTATCCCTTCTCCTGGGCGGTCAGCCGCTGGATCGACGGCGTGCACCCGGCGGATGCAGGGCGCGATGGGCACCGGTTCGCCAAGGACCTCGGCGAGTTCGTCGCAGCGATACGCACGGCCGATGCCGCCGGGGCGCGGCAGGGCTACCGGAGCGGGTCTCTTCGCACCCGCGATGCCTACGTACGGGAGTGGACCGCCAAGGCGGCCGATGTCATCGACGCCCGCGCTGTCCTCACCGCCTGGGAACATGCCCTCGACCAGCCGGAGTGGGACGGACCGCCGGTGTGGACGCACGGCGATCTCATCCCGGGCAATGTCCTGGTCGACGGCGGCGGACTCCGCGCAGTGATCGACTTCGGTGCGGCGGGCGCGGGTGACCCGGCCTGCGACGCGATCGCGGCGTGGACACTGCTCACCGCAGAGACACGGCAGACCTTCCGGGAAGCAGCCGGGTTCGACGACGCGACCTGGGCCCGCGGGCAGGGCTGGGCACTGACATTCGTCGGCGGGATCACCTACTACCGCCACACCAACCCCGCCATGGCCGAGCTGGGACGACGCGCCATCACCGAGGTCCTTGCGGATCCGGCCCGGTGA
- a CDS encoding helix-turn-helix transcriptional regulator codes for MAIEDNPESRTKYGEELRLRREAAGLTQEELSQRAIMSRTHIAHIEAGRRRPSADDARRLDQVLQTGGVFERFLPALREGRVAEHFAEARELEQQATAIRVYAPKLVPGILQTETYAREVLGSGFPPKTDEERDKLLVARLERARILVDFRSPVVWTLFDEAVLRRPVGGPAVMCDQLRHIVELGERRRIRVHVLPFSVGYHALLEGFVSLMWFEDLPPVAYVEGLKTGRVLEVPSVVRACQVAYDHAMGDALSHRKSLALIRSIAEDYEHAQQ; via the coding sequence ATGGCAATCGAAGACAACCCCGAATCCCGCACGAAGTACGGCGAGGAGCTGCGACTCAGGCGCGAGGCCGCCGGGCTCACCCAGGAGGAACTGAGCCAGCGCGCGATCATGTCACGCACGCACATCGCCCACATCGAGGCGGGCCGACGCAGACCATCAGCGGACGACGCGCGACGACTCGACCAGGTGCTTCAGACAGGCGGGGTCTTCGAGCGCTTCCTGCCCGCCCTCAGGGAGGGAAGGGTCGCCGAACACTTCGCCGAGGCAAGGGAGTTGGAGCAGCAGGCGACGGCGATCAGGGTGTACGCCCCCAAGCTGGTGCCCGGCATCCTCCAGACGGAGACGTACGCACGGGAAGTGCTCGGCTCGGGTTTCCCTCCCAAGACCGATGAGGAACGTGACAAGTTGCTCGTCGCACGCCTCGAACGCGCCCGCATCCTCGTCGACTTCAGGTCCCCTGTCGTCTGGACACTGTTCGACGAGGCGGTACTACGGCGCCCGGTCGGTGGCCCAGCGGTCATGTGCGACCAGCTCCGTCACATCGTCGAGCTGGGCGAGCGCCGCCGCATCCGCGTCCATGTGCTCCCCTTCTCGGTGGGCTATCACGCACTGCTGGAGGGCTTCGTCTCGCTGATGTGGTTCGAGGACCTGCCACCCGTCGCGTACGTGGAAGGCCTGAAGACGGGCCGGGTCCTGGAGGTTCCATCCGTGGTGCGCGCGTGTCAGGTGGCCTACGATCACGCCATGGGCGACGCACTGTCGCACCGCAAGTCCCTGGCGCTGATCAGATCGATTGCGGAGGATTACGAGCATGCGCAGCAGTAG
- a CDS encoding DUF397 domain-containing protein: MRSSSEHVSIPDASALPMWRKSTYSGGSSGDCLEVSDAYIAAWRKSTYSGGDSGDCLEVNDTCPACVPVRDSKNPHGPAVVFTSPAWTSFVAAVKDADLGPA; the protein is encoded by the coding sequence ATGCGCAGCAGTAGTGAACACGTCAGCATCCCCGACGCCTCGGCCCTGCCGATGTGGCGCAAGTCCACATATAGCGGCGGCAGCAGCGGCGACTGCCTGGAGGTCAGCGATGCGTATATCGCGGCCTGGCGCAAGTCCACATACAGCGGGGGCGACAGCGGCGACTGCCTGGAGGTCAACGACACCTGCCCCGCCTGCGTCCCGGTCCGCGACAGCAAGAACCCCCATGGTCCGGCCGTGGTGTTCACCTCACCGGCCTGGACGTCCTTCGTGGCCGCCGTCAAGGACGCTGACCTCGGCCCTGCCTGA
- a CDS encoding serine/threonine-protein kinase → MGTGGHVIDGRFQLIEQLGSGGMGTVWRATDTVLHREVALKAVRSDAEASDVSRERVLREARALARLNHPNVVTIHHIVDADPHPWLVMELVSGPSLQERLAAGPMTPVEAARTGRQVLAALRAAHAAGIHHRDVKPANVLMRADGTAVLTDFGIAGLRGSTSLTATHELVGSPEYIAPERIRGHDDHPASDLWSLGLVLYVCVEGVSPLRRATTFATLAAVFDEPVPSPVRSGPLAPVLQALLVRDPAARPNAEQLDAMLAQVESAQTPDWAQPTVTASVPPSLPLGHPPTQLDTPRPAPAPDRPRNRIVVVAAVTAAALAATATTALVLTLRDQGNDEASGKVGSSPSTTSSQPATTAPSSAPAQTPTATEDPTADATPEPTADATADPTADPTAEATQSAAPVKQPPQSGGHWIAQLYSEPVSSGLAARDQRLAKVRQSVPEAQVLRSDDYASLNPGYWVIYAPGPFTDGRSALSFCAERGRTTDNSCIGRYLSTSSADHSLQCHPPVGRPTGRCSRS, encoded by the coding sequence ATGGGCACAGGGGGACACGTGATCGACGGAAGATTCCAGCTGATCGAACAGCTCGGAAGCGGGGGAATGGGCACGGTCTGGCGGGCGACCGACACCGTGCTGCACCGGGAAGTCGCGCTCAAGGCCGTGCGGTCGGACGCGGAGGCGTCGGACGTCTCGCGCGAGCGCGTACTGCGCGAGGCACGGGCACTCGCCCGGCTCAACCACCCCAACGTCGTGACCATCCATCACATCGTCGACGCGGATCCCCACCCGTGGCTCGTGATGGAGCTGGTGTCCGGACCCTCCCTCCAGGAGCGGCTCGCGGCCGGCCCGATGACGCCCGTGGAGGCGGCCCGCACAGGCCGCCAGGTGCTGGCCGCGTTGAGGGCCGCCCATGCAGCCGGCATCCACCACCGGGACGTCAAACCCGCCAACGTACTCATGCGCGCCGACGGAACGGCCGTGCTCACCGACTTCGGGATCGCAGGGCTGCGGGGCTCCACCTCGCTGACGGCCACCCATGAACTCGTCGGCTCACCCGAGTACATCGCGCCCGAGCGCATTCGCGGCCACGACGACCACCCCGCGTCCGACCTGTGGTCGCTCGGCCTGGTGCTGTACGTATGCGTGGAGGGCGTCAGCCCGCTGCGGCGGGCGACGACGTTCGCCACCCTCGCCGCAGTGTTCGACGAACCGGTGCCGTCGCCGGTGCGCTCCGGCCCGCTCGCACCCGTACTCCAGGCGCTACTGGTACGCGACCCGGCGGCCCGCCCGAACGCGGAGCAGCTGGACGCAATGCTGGCGCAGGTGGAATCCGCCCAGACGCCGGACTGGGCGCAGCCGACGGTCACCGCTTCGGTACCGCCGTCCCTTCCTCTCGGGCACCCACCCACCCAGCTGGACACCCCGAGGCCCGCCCCCGCGCCGGACCGGCCGCGAAACCGAATAGTCGTCGTCGCTGCCGTGACCGCCGCGGCGTTGGCGGCCACGGCGACGACCGCGCTGGTGCTCACGCTGCGCGATCAAGGAAACGACGAGGCGAGCGGGAAGGTGGGCTCTTCGCCGAGCACGACGTCCTCGCAACCCGCGACCACCGCCCCGAGCTCCGCGCCCGCGCAGACTCCCACCGCAACGGAAGACCCAACGGCGGACGCAACGCCGGAACCGACGGCAGATGCGACGGCGGACCCGACAGCCGACCCGACGGCTGAGGCGACGCAATCGGCCGCCCCGGTCAAACAGCCTCCCCAGTCAGGCGGCCACTGGATCGCCCAGCTCTATTCCGAGCCCGTCAGCTCGGGCCTCGCCGCGCGTGATCAACGGCTCGCCAAGGTTCGGCAGTCGGTGCCCGAAGCGCAGGTTCTCCGCAGCGACGACTATGCGTCGCTGAACCCGGGTTACTGGGTGATCTACGCCCCGGGCCCGTTCACCGACGGCCGCTCCGCACTGTCCTTCTGCGCGGAGCGCGGCAGAACCACGGACAACTCGTGCATCGGCCGCTACCTGAGCACGAGTTCGGCCGACCACTCCCTCCAGTGCCACCCCCCGGTCGGCCGGCCGACCGGCCGCTGCTCCCGTTCCTAG